A window of the Streptomyces sp. NBC_00250 genome harbors these coding sequences:
- a CDS encoding peptidylprolyl isomerase, whose protein sequence is MAVPTSQGPLPLRLDRAKAPCTVQSFLHLTRHGFYDRTVCHRLTAYPTLKVLQCGDPTGTGEGGPGYKYKDELPVDLPPAATDPTGTRRLYGRGLLAMANAGPNTNGSQFFVVYGDSALRPNYTVFGTVGPAGLATLDKVAAGGIEPTAENPAPVDGTPALRTELLHVRLSCRH, encoded by the coding sequence TTGGCTGTTCCGACCAGCCAGGGCCCGCTTCCGCTGCGCTTGGACCGGGCCAAGGCGCCGTGCACGGTCCAGAGTTTCCTGCACCTGACACGGCACGGCTTCTACGACCGTACGGTGTGCCACCGCCTGACGGCGTACCCGACGCTGAAGGTCTTGCAGTGCGGCGACCCGACCGGCACCGGTGAGGGCGGGCCCGGGTACAAGTACAAGGACGAACTGCCGGTGGACCTGCCGCCCGCAGCCACCGATCCCACGGGCACGCGCCGGCTCTACGGACGCGGCCTGCTGGCAATGGCCAACGCCGGCCCGAACACGAACGGCTCGCAGTTCTTCGTCGTCTACGGCGACTCCGCACTGCGACCGAACTACACGGTGTTCGGCACGGTCGGCCCCGCCGGTCTGGCGACACTCGACAAGGTCGCCGCCGGAGGCATCGAGCCGACCGCGGAGAACCCGGCACCGGTCGACGGCACACCCGCACTGCGGACCGAGCTGCTCCACGTCCGGCTGTCCTGCCGGCACTGA
- a CDS encoding glutamate-cysteine ligase family protein, translated as MFSVTDFAGPPSSSHFVRRWSVRFMSETYRHVADEQLICGAQMHVDVPDRDCPVRALCVINPGLPPLPALSASSPYWLGADTGHASRRSVIWQRRPTCGPRSTN; from the coding sequence ATGTTCAGCGTCACCGACTTCGCCGGGCCGCCTTCCTCCTCCCACTTCGTGCGCCGCTGGTCCGTCAGGTTCATGAGCGAGACATACCGGCATGTCGCCGACGAGCAGCTGATCTGCGGCGCCCAGATGCATGTGGACGTCCCCGACCGGGACTGCCCCGTACGGGCGCTCTGCGTGATCAACCCCGGGCTTCCGCCTCTTCCGGCGCTGTCCGCGAGCTCCCCGTACTGGCTCGGAGCCGACACGGGTCACGCGAGCCGGCGCAGCGTGATCTGGCAGCGCCGGCCCACCTGCGGACCGCGGTCGACGAACTGA
- a CDS encoding dihydrofolate reductase family protein: MRKIIVCTFLTLDGVMQAPGGPDEDAESGFQHGGWQKPVDDDEVGAAIADWYERSDAMLLGRKTYEIFASYWPTADPDNPFTERMNSMHKYVASRTLTSVQWQNSTLLEGDTVDAVRALKASDGGSINVVGSGDLAQTLMRHGLVDEYRLTIHPVIIGTGKRLFADGAIPTALEPVSVSTTKGGTVIGVYRPTGQPSYDSY, encoded by the coding sequence ATGCGCAAGATCATCGTCTGCACGTTCCTGACGCTCGACGGCGTCATGCAGGCACCGGGCGGTCCGGACGAGGACGCGGAGAGCGGCTTCCAGCACGGCGGCTGGCAGAAGCCGGTGGACGACGACGAGGTCGGCGCGGCCATCGCCGATTGGTACGAGCGCTCCGACGCGATGTTGCTCGGGCGCAAGACGTACGAGATCTTCGCCTCGTACTGGCCGACGGCCGATCCTGACAACCCGTTCACCGAGCGGATGAACAGCATGCACAAGTACGTGGCGTCTCGGACCCTGACGTCCGTCCAGTGGCAGAACTCCACGCTCCTGGAGGGCGACACCGTCGATGCCGTACGGGCGCTGAAGGCGTCCGACGGCGGCAGCATCAACGTTGTCGGCAGCGGCGACCTCGCCCAGACCCTCATGCGGCACGGCCTGGTCGACGAGTACAGGCTGACCATCCACCCGGTGATCATCGGCACAGGCAAGCGCCTGTTCGCCGATGGTGCGATCCCCACGGCGCTGGAGCCGGTCAGCGTCTCGACGACGAAGGGCGGCACCGTGATCGGTGTCTACCGGCCGACCGGCCAACCCAGCTACGACAGTTACTGA
- a CDS encoding helix-turn-helix transcriptional regulator yields MASQSVNSEGAELGRYLRARRTQTSPEHVGLTVGAGIRRTPGLRREELATLAGISIDYYVRLERGKETRPSPAVLDSLARALHMDDQEHQHLRELAARAARYAPEPPPAPSRTVRPHLKLLLESLRPNPAYVISRSMDMLAWNPGGLALYAGLEDWPAKHRNLARYLFLHPASRNLFTDWDRQITACVARLRATAGTAPDAPDLTNLVGELLLKSPDFARLWERYEVTGRKPAQKTFHHPRVGTITLTSQSMQLEGTPGQRIGVYIAEPGTPDYDALLLLDMAAPVAAPNREIPQASP; encoded by the coding sequence ATGGCATCCCAGAGCGTGAACAGCGAGGGCGCCGAGCTGGGCCGCTACCTGCGCGCCCGCCGCACCCAGACCAGCCCCGAGCACGTCGGCCTCACCGTCGGCGCCGGCATCCGCCGCACCCCCGGCCTGCGCCGCGAGGAGCTGGCCACCCTCGCCGGCATCAGCATCGACTACTACGTGCGCCTGGAACGCGGCAAGGAGACCCGCCCCAGCCCCGCCGTCCTCGACTCCCTCGCCCGCGCCCTGCACATGGACGACCAGGAACACCAGCACCTGCGAGAGCTCGCCGCCCGGGCCGCCCGCTACGCCCCCGAACCACCCCCCGCCCCCAGCCGCACCGTGCGCCCGCACCTGAAGCTGCTGCTGGAATCGCTGCGGCCGAACCCCGCCTACGTCATCAGCCGCAGCATGGACATGCTTGCCTGGAACCCCGGCGGCCTCGCACTGTACGCAGGCCTGGAGGACTGGCCCGCCAAGCACCGCAACCTGGCCCGCTACCTCTTCCTCCACCCGGCCTCGCGGAACCTCTTCACCGACTGGGACCGCCAGATCACCGCCTGCGTCGCCCGCCTCCGTGCCACCGCCGGTACCGCTCCGGACGCCCCGGACCTGACCAACCTCGTCGGCGAGCTCCTCCTCAAGAGCCCCGACTTCGCCCGGCTGTGGGAACGCTACGAGGTAACGGGCCGCAAGCCCGCGCAGAAGACCTTCCACCACCCCCGCGTCGGCACCATCACGCTCACCTCCCAGTCCATGCAGCTGGAAGGCACCCCCGGACAGCGCATCGGTGTCTACATCGCCGAACCCGGCACCCCCGACTACGACGCCCTGCTCCTGCTCGACATGGCCGCGCCGGTAGCCGCGCCCAACCGGGAAATCCCGCAGGCATCGCCCTGA
- a CDS encoding aldo/keto reductase — MRYIKLRDLEVSRIGLGAMGMSHGYTGSGTDDAESIRTVHRALELGVTLIDTAEIYGPYTNEELLGRALKGRRHKVVLATKFGLVSHAGDGAWNVDSSPANIRTAVEGSLKRLGTDHIDLYYQHRVDPNTPIEETAGAVKELIDQGKVRAFGLSEAGPDTIRRAHAVQPVTAVQSEYSLFTRGIEDRVLPVLRELNIGLVPFSPLGRGFLTGTVRSTDQFDENDFRRDNPRFTGENFQHNLAVADEVKALADEAGATPGQVALAWLLAQGDDIAPIPGTKRVSRVEENAAADAVTLTAEQLDKLSNLPPAAGDTHTEAQARMLER; from the coding sequence ATGCGGTACATCAAGCTGCGTGACCTGGAGGTTTCCCGGATCGGGCTGGGTGCGATGGGCATGTCCCACGGCTACACCGGCTCGGGCACCGATGACGCGGAGTCGATCCGGACCGTGCATCGAGCCCTTGAGCTGGGCGTCACGCTGATCGACACCGCCGAGATCTACGGCCCCTACACCAACGAGGAGCTGCTCGGCCGGGCTCTGAAGGGCCGCCGGCACAAGGTAGTGCTGGCCACCAAGTTCGGCCTGGTCTCGCACGCCGGCGACGGCGCGTGGAACGTGGACTCCAGCCCGGCCAACATCCGCACGGCGGTCGAGGGCTCCCTGAAGCGGCTGGGCACCGACCACATCGACCTGTACTACCAGCACCGCGTCGATCCGAACACGCCGATCGAGGAGACCGCCGGCGCCGTGAAGGAGCTGATCGACCAGGGCAAGGTCCGCGCCTTCGGGCTCTCCGAGGCGGGCCCGGACACGATCCGCCGGGCCCACGCCGTCCAGCCCGTCACCGCGGTCCAGTCCGAGTACTCCCTGTTCACCCGGGGAATCGAGGACCGCGTCCTGCCCGTCCTGCGGGAGCTGAACATCGGCCTGGTGCCGTTTTCCCCGCTGGGCCGCGGCTTCCTGACCGGCACCGTGCGCTCCACCGACCAGTTCGACGAGAACGACTTCCGCCGCGACAACCCGCGCTTCACCGGCGAGAACTTCCAGCACAACCTGGCGGTCGCCGACGAGGTCAAGGCCCTGGCAGACGAAGCCGGTGCCACGCCCGGTCAGGTGGCGCTGGCCTGGTTGCTCGCCCAGGGCGACGACATCGCCCCGATCCCCGGCACCAAGCGTGTCAGCCGGGTCGAGGAGAACGCCGCCGCCGATGCCGTCACGCTGACCGCCGAGCAGCTCGACAAGCTCTCCAACCTGCCGCCTGCCGCCGGCGACACCCACACCGAGGCCCAGGCCCGCATGCTCGAACGCTGA
- a CDS encoding zinc-binding dehydrogenase, with protein MRAAVMYGAGDVRVEDRPDPKIVQPTDAVVRVLASCVCGSDLWPYQSMPATDTGRPMGHEFLGVVEDIGADVTGLNSGDLVVAPFTYSDNTCDYCVKGLHISCRNGGRYGFDGVDGGQGEAVRVPCADGTLVKLPVAADSALLPSLLALSDVMTTGHHGAVTAGVGRGDAVLVVGDGAVGLCAVIAAKRLGAERIVLVGRHEARTGLGREFGATDVVAERGEEGIARIRELTDGVDKVIEAVGTRQALDTALGAVLDGGTISRLGVPQYEQGPIGPAEFMRNITLAGGASPARAYIPELLADVLDGTISPGRVFDQAFPLDRAPDAYRAMADRQVLKALLRP; from the coding sequence ATGCGTGCAGCAGTGATGTACGGAGCCGGCGACGTCCGCGTCGAGGACCGGCCCGACCCGAAGATCGTCCAGCCCACCGACGCCGTGGTCCGCGTCCTCGCCTCATGCGTGTGCGGCAGCGACCTGTGGCCCTACCAGTCGATGCCCGCCACCGACACCGGCCGCCCCATGGGCCACGAGTTCCTCGGCGTCGTGGAGGACATCGGCGCGGACGTGACCGGCTTGAATTCAGGTGACCTGGTCGTCGCCCCGTTCACCTACAGCGACAACACCTGCGACTACTGCGTCAAGGGCCTGCACATCTCGTGCCGCAACGGCGGCCGGTACGGCTTCGACGGAGTGGACGGCGGCCAGGGCGAAGCCGTCCGCGTCCCCTGTGCGGACGGCACCTTGGTGAAGCTGCCGGTGGCTGCCGACTCCGCGCTGCTGCCGTCGCTGCTGGCGCTCTCCGATGTGATGACCACCGGCCACCACGGTGCCGTCACCGCAGGTGTCGGCCGAGGTGATGCGGTGCTGGTGGTCGGGGACGGTGCGGTCGGTCTGTGCGCGGTGATCGCTGCGAAGCGGCTCGGTGCCGAGCGGATCGTGCTCGTCGGCCGCCACGAAGCCCGCACCGGCCTGGGCCGCGAGTTCGGCGCCACCGACGTGGTCGCCGAGCGCGGCGAGGAGGGCATCGCCCGGATCCGCGAGCTGACCGACGGAGTGGACAAGGTCATCGAGGCCGTCGGCACCCGCCAGGCCCTCGACACCGCGCTGGGCGCCGTCCTGGACGGTGGCACCATCAGCCGCCTCGGCGTCCCCCAGTACGAGCAGGGACCGATCGGCCCGGCCGAGTTCATGCGCAACATCACCCTGGCCGGCGGCGCCAGCCCTGCCCGCGCCTACATCCCCGAACTGCTCGCCGACGTCCTGGACGGCACCATCAGCCCCGGCCGCGTCTTCGACCAGGCATTCCCCCTCGACCGGGCACCGGACGCGTACCGGGCCATGGCCGACCGCCAGGTCCTCAAGGCACTCCTCCGCCCCTGA
- a CDS encoding aldo/keto reductase, with protein MQTVTLNNGVEMPLLGFGVYQIPAEDTERAVSEALAVGYRLLDTAAAYGNEEAVGRAIKASGIAREELFVTTKLWVQDAPAQDNTRRAFETSLTKLGLDHLDLYLMHQPFGDVYGQWRAMEALHREGAAKAIGVANFYPDRLIDLIVNNEITPQVNQIETHPFFQRADYQDLMREHGVQIQSWGGFAEGKEDLFTNPLLAEIGKAYGKSVAQVVLRWLTQRGVIAIPKSVRAERMAENIDVFDFELTDEQMARIATLDTGSSLFFDHHDPEMVTWLAGRRLDT; from the coding sequence ATGCAGACCGTCACCCTCAACAACGGCGTCGAGATGCCGCTCCTCGGCTTCGGCGTCTACCAGATCCCCGCCGAGGACACCGAGCGTGCCGTCTCCGAGGCCCTGGCCGTCGGCTACCGCCTGCTGGACACCGCCGCGGCCTACGGCAACGAAGAAGCCGTAGGCCGTGCCATCAAGGCCAGCGGCATCGCGCGCGAGGAGCTGTTCGTCACCACCAAGCTGTGGGTCCAGGACGCCCCCGCCCAGGACAACACCCGCCGCGCGTTCGAGACGTCCCTGACCAAGCTGGGCCTGGACCACCTCGACCTGTACCTGATGCACCAGCCCTTCGGCGACGTCTATGGCCAGTGGCGCGCCATGGAGGCGCTCCACCGGGAGGGCGCGGCGAAGGCGATCGGCGTCGCCAACTTCTACCCCGACCGGCTGATCGACCTGATCGTCAACAACGAGATCACCCCGCAGGTCAACCAGATCGAGACCCACCCCTTCTTCCAGCGCGCCGACTACCAGGACCTCATGCGCGAGCACGGGGTACAGATCCAGTCCTGGGGCGGGTTCGCCGAAGGCAAGGAAGACCTGTTCACCAACCCGCTGCTCGCCGAGATCGGCAAGGCGTACGGCAAGTCGGTCGCCCAGGTCGTCCTGCGCTGGCTCACCCAGCGCGGCGTCATTGCCATCCCCAAGTCCGTACGCGCCGAGCGCATGGCCGAGAACATCGATGTCTTCGACTTCGAGCTCACCGACGAGCAGATGGCCCGGATCGCCACCCTCGACACCGGCAGCTCCCTGTTCTTCGACCACCACGACCCCGAGATGGTCACCTGGCTCGCCGGGCGCCGTCTGGACACCTGA
- a CDS encoding MMPL family transporter — MQPMYFRMVRCLLGSRRRAAVVVAFWVLIAGLLAGAAPALESVEDNASANLPPAASDSMKARDLVRAELPGQDATPAVIVVRGEGADAAASARKAVARITSGLSETARPDQVTNVISTVTTPDAAAELVSQDRGSQLVIVPMTGSPSDESFQHAVDQVRSLASDRAGPTEVAVTGPAGIATDTVKVFSGGDKVMLLATVLLVLVILLAIYRSPLMALVPLLAVGVAMRVSETTGALLADAGIITVSSQTASIMTVLLFGVGTDYALIITARYREALFDEPNRPRAMQTAVRRTAESVLASASTIVLAMFVLLVAVSPALRGFGPYLALGVAVMALVAFTFVPALVLLLGGGVFWPGGVDKAAERGRGAGVWHRIAALVARAPVRVASAVVALLVVMSAGLLGYHESFNTLSGFRTATESEHGQRLIQEEFGPGEIAPSTVVVRSQGDLRSTPAAAAIGASLGEADGVSRVGERPRFGEDGRTVFYEVVLDLDPYSSKALDGIGPLKEAARAAADAAGVEDATVLIAGDTAQNADTRSALDRDTTFIVLLVLAVVTAVLVLLLRSLLAPLYLVATLILSFLATLGATTYFTLNVLGDEGIGNRVTAYVFVFLVALGIDYNIFIMSRFKQELRTLPPAKAISAALTRTGGVVSSAGLILAATFAVLMTQPIRELFQFGFAMAFGILLDTFLIRPLLVPALVHLFGDHALWPARPTHPRTPATLAEPAATAAAAPRPTPSR, encoded by the coding sequence ATGCAACCGATGTACTTCCGCATGGTCCGATGTCTCCTGGGATCGAGGAGACGTGCCGCCGTCGTGGTGGCCTTCTGGGTTCTGATCGCGGGACTCCTCGCCGGGGCCGCCCCTGCTCTCGAATCCGTCGAGGACAACGCCTCCGCCAACCTTCCACCCGCCGCTTCGGACTCCATGAAGGCCCGCGACCTCGTCCGCGCGGAGCTTCCGGGCCAGGACGCGACGCCGGCGGTCATCGTGGTGCGCGGCGAGGGCGCCGACGCGGCGGCGAGCGCCAGGAAGGCCGTCGCCCGCATCACCTCGGGCCTGTCGGAAACCGCCCGGCCCGACCAGGTGACGAACGTGATCTCCACGGTCACCACTCCCGACGCCGCAGCCGAACTGGTCTCGCAGGACCGCGGCAGCCAGCTGGTCATCGTTCCCATGACCGGCAGTCCCTCGGACGAGTCCTTTCAGCACGCTGTCGACCAGGTGCGTTCCCTCGCGTCCGACCGTGCCGGGCCCACCGAAGTCGCCGTGACCGGCCCCGCCGGAATCGCCACCGACACCGTGAAGGTCTTCAGCGGCGGTGACAAGGTCATGCTCCTGGCCACCGTCCTGCTCGTCCTCGTCATCCTCCTGGCCATCTACCGCTCACCTCTGATGGCCCTCGTGCCCCTCCTCGCCGTCGGCGTGGCGATGCGGGTGTCGGAGACGACCGGCGCGCTCCTCGCGGACGCCGGAATCATCACGGTCAGCTCCCAGACGGCCTCGATCATGACCGTGCTTCTGTTCGGAGTGGGCACGGACTACGCGCTGATCATCACCGCCCGCTACCGCGAGGCCCTCTTCGACGAGCCGAACCGCCCACGCGCCATGCAGACCGCCGTGCGGCGCACCGCCGAATCCGTCCTCGCCAGTGCGTCCACCATCGTGCTCGCCATGTTCGTCCTGCTCGTGGCCGTCTCCCCGGCGCTGCGCGGCTTCGGGCCGTACCTTGCCCTCGGCGTGGCTGTCATGGCTCTGGTGGCGTTCACCTTCGTTCCCGCGCTCGTCCTCCTGCTGGGCGGAGGCGTCTTCTGGCCGGGGGGCGTGGACAAGGCCGCCGAACGCGGTCGCGGCGCGGGCGTCTGGCACCGTATCGCCGCTCTCGTCGCGCGGGCTCCGGTCCGGGTCGCCTCGGCCGTGGTCGCACTGCTCGTGGTGATGAGCGCAGGCCTGCTGGGCTACCACGAGAGCTTCAACACCCTCAGTGGATTTCGCACCGCCACCGAGTCAGAGCACGGGCAGCGGCTGATCCAGGAGGAGTTCGGGCCCGGCGAGATCGCACCCAGCACCGTTGTCGTCCGTTCCCAGGGCGACCTGCGCTCCACCCCCGCGGCCGCTGCCATCGGCGCCTCGCTGGGAGAAGCCGACGGTGTCAGCCGGGTCGGCGAACGTCCCCGCTTCGGTGAGGACGGCAGAACCGTCTTCTACGAGGTCGTCCTCGACCTCGACCCGTACAGCTCGAAGGCGCTCGACGGGATCGGTCCGCTCAAGGAGGCCGCGCGGGCCGCGGCCGACGCGGCCGGCGTGGAGGACGCCACGGTGCTCATCGCTGGTGATACGGCGCAGAACGCCGACACCCGCTCGGCCCTCGACCGCGACACGACCTTCATCGTGCTCCTGGTCCTGGCCGTCGTCACAGCGGTCCTCGTCCTCCTGCTGCGCTCGCTCCTCGCACCGCTCTACCTGGTCGCGACCCTCATCCTGTCGTTCCTCGCCACCCTGGGCGCCACCACCTACTTCACCCTGAACGTCCTCGGCGACGAAGGCATCGGCAACCGCGTCACCGCATACGTCTTCGTGTTCCTCGTCGCACTGGGCATCGACTACAACATCTTCATCATGAGCCGGTTCAAGCAGGAACTGCGCACCCTGCCTCCGGCCAAGGCCATCAGCGCCGCCCTCACTCGCACCGGCGGCGTCGTCTCCTCGGCGGGCCTCATCCTCGCGGCGACCTTCGCCGTCCTGATGACCCAACCGATCCGCGAACTGTTCCAGTTCGGCTTCGCCATGGCCTTCGGCATCCTGCTGGACACCTTCCTCATCCGGCCACTCCTGGTTCCCGCCCTCGTCCACCTCTTCGGCGACCACGCCCTGTGGCCCGCCCGCCCGACACACCCCAGGACGCCTGCCACACTCGCCGAGCCCGCTGCCACAGCGGCCGCGGCCCCGCGTCCCACTCCTTCTCGCTAG
- a CDS encoding TetR/AcrR family transcriptional regulator — translation MPRIEAGSVREHRAQRLAQLIDAAEAILNEAGVEGLTAGAVAARAGIARNSIYRYFDSIDDLLELVVTREFPAWVDAVERAIAAETTPEDQAAAYVRANLEQAARGAHRWWASLSRGSLSASARERVRDLHTSLHEALAKIVRELGHPQPELTVAVLQAVVDACIRRIDQGDELATVADFAASATRRLLAPDGRTS, via the coding sequence ATGCCCAGAATCGAAGCCGGCAGCGTCCGCGAGCACCGGGCCCAGCGGCTCGCTCAGCTGATCGACGCGGCTGAGGCGATCCTGAACGAGGCTGGTGTGGAGGGCCTCACCGCCGGCGCGGTCGCCGCGCGGGCCGGCATCGCCCGCAACAGCATCTACCGCTACTTCGACTCCATCGACGACCTGCTCGAACTCGTCGTGACCCGCGAGTTCCCCGCCTGGGTCGACGCCGTGGAGAGGGCCATCGCGGCCGAGACCACCCCCGAGGACCAGGCGGCCGCCTACGTCAGGGCCAACCTCGAACAGGCCGCACGCGGCGCCCACCGTTGGTGGGCCTCGCTCTCACGAGGCTCGCTCTCCGCGTCGGCGCGGGAGCGCGTGAGGGACCTGCACACCTCGCTGCACGAGGCACTCGCCAAGATCGTCCGCGAGCTGGGCCATCCGCAGCCGGAGCTGACCGTCGCCGTGCTCCAAGCCGTCGTCGACGCCTGCATCCGCAGAATCGACCAGGGTGACGAGCTGGCGACCGTGGCCGACTTCGCGGCGAGTGCCACGCGTCGACTGCTCGCGCCCGATGGCCGCACCTCGTAG
- a CDS encoding metal-sensitive transcriptional regulator, with product MKPVLNRLRRAQGQLAAVIAMVESGGECQDVVTQLAAVSKALDRAGFKIVASGMRQCLSDDSGTPPMTQEELEKLFLTLA from the coding sequence ATGAAGCCGGTCCTGAACCGCCTGCGGCGGGCGCAGGGACAGCTGGCCGCCGTGATCGCGATGGTCGAGTCGGGCGGGGAGTGCCAGGACGTCGTCACTCAGCTCGCTGCCGTCTCCAAGGCCCTGGACCGGGCCGGGTTCAAGATCGTGGCTAGCGGAATGCGCCAGTGCCTCAGCGACGACTCCGGCACGCCGCCCATGACTCAGGAGGAGCTGGAGAAACTCTTCCTCACCCTCGCGTGA
- a CDS encoding sulfite exporter TauE/SafE family protein — translation MTAVIIAASLLIGVSLGILGGGGSILTVPILVYLAGQETKEAIATSLFVVGVTSLAALIPHARAHRVRWKTGLLFGAFSMAGAYAGGRVAEYIPGTVLLVAFALMMLATAYAMLRKSRDGAKKARPARSDLPLKHIAVEGLVVGAVTGLVGSGGGFLVVPALAILGGLPMGIAVGTSLLVIAMKSFAGLAGHLSGVSIDWGIAATVTVAAVIGSLIGARLAGRIPQGALRKAFGWFVVVMGFFVLAQQLDTAVWTHPATWAVLGAVGTVAVATRMRRRSRAFHSRPMVRAGARQGASSK, via the coding sequence GTGACCGCCGTCATCATCGCGGCCTCCCTCCTGATCGGCGTCAGCCTCGGCATACTCGGCGGCGGCGGGTCCATCCTCACCGTCCCGATCCTGGTCTACCTCGCCGGGCAGGAGACCAAGGAGGCCATCGCCACCTCGCTGTTCGTCGTCGGCGTCACCAGCCTCGCCGCCCTGATCCCGCACGCCCGCGCCCACCGGGTCCGCTGGAAGACCGGACTGCTCTTCGGCGCCTTCAGCATGGCCGGCGCCTACGCCGGGGGCCGCGTCGCCGAGTACATCCCCGGCACCGTCCTGCTCGTCGCGTTCGCGCTGATGATGCTCGCCACCGCCTACGCGATGCTCCGCAAGTCGCGTGACGGGGCGAAGAAGGCCCGGCCCGCCCGCAGTGACCTGCCGCTGAAGCACATCGCGGTCGAGGGTCTCGTCGTCGGCGCCGTGACCGGCCTGGTCGGTTCCGGCGGTGGATTCCTCGTGGTTCCGGCCCTGGCCATCCTGGGCGGACTGCCGATGGGCATCGCGGTCGGCACCTCGCTCCTGGTCATCGCGATGAAGTCCTTCGCCGGACTCGCAGGTCACCTCTCCGGCGTCTCCATCGACTGGGGCATCGCCGCGACCGTGACGGTGGCGGCTGTGATCGGCAGCCTGATCGGCGCCCGCCTCGCGGGCCGCATCCCGCAGGGCGCGCTGCGCAAGGCGTTCGGCTGGTTCGTCGTGGTCATGGGCTTCTTCGTCCTCGCCCAGCAGCTCGACACCGCGGTGTGGACCCATCCCGCCACCTGGGCCGTACTCGGAGCCGTGGGGACCGTCGCGGTCGCCACCCGAATGCGGAGGCGCTCAAGGGCGTTCCACTCTCGGCCGATGGTCCGTGCCGGTGCCCGTCAGGGCGCATCATCGAAGTGA
- a CDS encoding rhodanese-like domain-containing protein — MSAERTIQSITPAVLHRLVQEGHAPRLLDVRTPGEFRTAHIAGSYNVPLSTLREHRAELRSHLDEEVVLVCRSGQRAKEAEQALAQAGLPNLRVLEGGITAWEAASAPVERGPERWDMERQVRLVAGSVVLATGLIGIAVPGVHLIGTAIGAGLTYAALSNSCAMGVLLSKLPYNRGPRTDVRSVIAELRSAS, encoded by the coding sequence ATGAGCGCCGAGCGCACCATCCAGTCGATCACCCCCGCCGTCCTGCACCGTCTCGTCCAGGAGGGCCACGCCCCGCGCCTGCTCGACGTGCGCACCCCGGGCGAGTTCCGCACCGCCCACATCGCCGGCTCGTACAACGTGCCGCTGAGCACCTTGCGCGAGCACCGCGCGGAGCTGCGTTCGCACCTGGACGAGGAGGTGGTGCTCGTCTGCCGTTCCGGACAGCGGGCGAAGGAGGCCGAGCAGGCCCTCGCGCAGGCCGGTCTGCCCAACCTCCGCGTCCTGGAAGGGGGCATCACCGCCTGGGAGGCGGCGAGCGCTCCCGTGGAGCGGGGCCCCGAGCGGTGGGACATGGAGCGCCAGGTCCGCCTCGTCGCGGGCTCGGTCGTCCTGGCCACCGGCCTCATCGGCATCGCCGTCCCCGGCGTCCACCTCATCGGCACGGCGATCGGCGCCGGCCTGACCTACGCCGCGCTGAGCAACTCCTGCGCCATGGGCGTGCTGCTCTCCAAGCTCCCCTACAACCGCGGCCCGCGCACCGATGTCCGCAGCGTGATCGCGGAGCTGCGGAGCGCGTCGTGA